The genomic region gaagccagtgagctcccaaaaggcctcatgctacgtagggatgagaatatacatttaaggatcactcccctgggcgatgtgggatgtcacattaccaatgaaggtaatataatATTTGCTAAGTATTTTTGGGTTACGAAAATTGTTTAGAAGACAGTATTCTTGGGTTATTTAACCCATAATGTAAagtattaacataatatatatatatatatatatatatatatataatgagctACATTATATTATAATTAGCTATATAAACCATGCACTATAGTCAATAACATTGATCTAAGTTTTGGCCAATAGAGAACAtggtttgtgttaattttacatatataaaataaatgggtaaacggttaccTGTTTATAACCGCGGTTAATACTCATAACCATCCATTTAAAATtcacgggtaaacggttatactcataaccgtttatttatctaaatgaTTACTCATAACCATAACCGTAAAGTTTAAATGGATGGGTAACCATGGTTACCCAAAACCGCTAGTATTTTGTCCATCCGTAGCCTGGTATACATGCATGTGGCTAACAGGGTGGTGTAATTTTAACATATAAACACactgttttaattaattagtataattAGAAAGCTAAAGTTGTCAATCATGTTTTAAATTCAATGAAGAAACAACCTGTGTAGATAAACAACCGTAACTTAGGTAACTCAATCCTCCAAATCATTAAATCTTCCACACATAGATCGAAAACTAGTAGCTACTGTAGAACTTCGCATGTATGCAGCAATGCAAGCAGTAGTCGTAATAGAAAAGATCGATTTGTAGAAATTTGATTGCATATCAACGAGCAAGAGCTCCGCATAGTGCCTTGGTGTGTTAAGTGCATAAAAAAATGGACGGGTACTCGTTGAGGTTTTCAATAGGAAAAACGTGCATGTAGCGCGGTGAATATACCCGTGTTCCTATCTCTATTAATCCAGGTGTATGTAAGCCATTATCAGAGTTCAGAGACTCAATATATGTTATTAAACGTACAGTCGGCAGAAACTATAGAATTTCGCATGTCTGCAAGCATAGTtgtataaactaaaaaaaacacaGAACATTTGATGGCAGATCAACGGACAAGCCACTTCGTGCCTTGGTGTGTGTTCATTACACACATACATGAACGGGTGGTGTGGAgtctaaaataatcccaaaaattctaaaGGTGACACGTGAACTTTTGCCCGTGAAAGATaagattgccctcattaaatgggcaagTTTCTCAATGCTCCCATGCGCAGCTCACACCCTAAAGGTCCCTACAGCTGAATACGACTGCTCACAGCTCATCTGCCATTgacaaggaaaagtcaaagcattaaagataatgattaattacccaaatcttatctttaatacattcctaattgaagattaactttattcaagtaagtaatccctatttaatttaattaggatAATTACTTCATTATCTCAAAATataatttcctatttaatatcttgagaatattccTCCATAAACCTTAGCCAATAGGATGTTGTCATGTGTAGGGcaaaaccctaacactatggcCCCTCTCCTCCTATATATACCCtttattctaccaaatttcggTAAGCTTTTTTACCttaaaaagccctaaacactttactttTCTCAgataaactaacttaggcagcagagatccattggcctaaccctCCCCCACCTCGTGGGTGTATGAGACTTAGGtccttgatcaaaggtgtttattgttttgcaagtgcattttcatcaaagctAGAGACgacagaaatttgcatcgacaaatgCTTCGTTGAGGAGTCCAACAGAAACTTGTATGAAACGGGTGCATATATCCATGCGTATATCCTATTGAATGATGAGTATTTAATTTATTATCCGAGTTCAAGGGCCGGAAACAATATATTGAACGTGCAAAAGACAGCAAGCATATATGTTGCTCACGCTCTAATCAATCACAACCAGCTACAAATTAAACCAACAACGTCCaaccctttttcatttttttcatgcaATACCTGTAATAATCCCAATGCCAAGCCAAGtgcatatacacacacacacacatatatacatatatgtgtgtatatatttgaaCGTAAGGTGCCCAGATCACACGTGCATGATGCATGCAAGGATATATGCAGGCATTCATACTACAATATTATGAAGTCAAAAGATAAAACTAAcccaaataaaaataacaatgaaGGAAAAATATATATGCAAAATCATAACTAGATGAGATTAAACAAGTTAATTAACAACAAAGCACCGAAATTCGAAAGGGCGGACTCCATTTCTGTGTTCTCTCTAAATTGCTTGATCATCATCGTCATCCTACAAATaaatacaacaaaacaaaacacagagATAATATTATCACCACCAAcagattctagagagagagagagagagagagagagagagagatctagagagagaaagagtcacGGTTGCGTGATTTGGTTTCGATCCTCACTCGCCACCTTCAGACTCACTCACTCAATATTCACGAATCATGCACTTTTGCTTCGAGAACTCCCGACTTCTTTTTTACTACCAACCGCTACAATAGCTGACGTGGACCGAAACCGGCATCCATCCAATCTTGCTGTGCCACGTCTCCACCCCACGCAAACACCCCTACGCCCTATCGGATCGTAGTCCTACCACAAGCACTGTCACATCTGAATCCATTTCGCCAGTTGCGTCGGGTTTACAATCCCCGGAATGTGGGCCCCATCCGTCTTCATTAAGCTCGCCACCTCAGAGTAACTCTCCTGCACTGCGCCCGTACCAGCTCCTTGTCCGGATTCGATCGGCTTCCCCGCCAGCGGAACTGCCTCTTCTCCAGCCGGGTCGAGCTTCTGACCGAACAGTGTGCCCTTGGTTAAATACTCGTACGCCATGTAGCCGGCCAGAAGTCGATTGGACGACGGCGCCGAAGATGTCGTTTTGCTCGAAGCCTTTGGAGCCGAAGATTTGCTCGGAGCCTTTGGAAACGTCGTTGTGCTTGGAGCCTTTGGAGCCTTCGGAGCCGGTTGTTTAAAGCCGTTCGATGAGCTCTCCTTTCGCTTTCTGGACGGGACAGGTGGCAGAATCCTACGGCCGTGGTTTTGCTGGAAACTCATCGTCTAAGCATTATTTTCAAAACTCCATGCCACGTCAGCAAACGAATTTCGAAATGGAAAATCCTCCAGCGGATAAAACCGGCAATTGGAAATTTGTTGTCGGGGGCAACAGAAAAAAACCAGGGTACCGGGCACCTTTTGGAAACGTCGGGGTGGGGATTTGTGGtggtagaaatgtaatttcacaaaaggagttttagagaaagaaaaggaaaattcagatttaaaaaaaaagataaataataaataaaaatggtaaATTACGAAATGAAAGGAGGGGTTTGGGATTGGGGTGGGTTAGGCTAGAGGTTGCAGCTGGACAGATTAAATCGGATCTGGATAGCTGTTCCCCGAATCGAATCGTGGAGACGGATCAGATTGCATGCACGGAGGAGTGAGAGGAGGGGCCGCCGTAATACGGCGGAGAATGGGCGGATGCGGCGGTTGAGAACACACAAAAGAAGGGGAGGAGGACGGATGATTGGGGATTATAGAGGATGGGGGGCGAGACAAAGGGCGTGATTCATGTATTTATATGAATTTTGATAGTGCATATGCCCCAGATTTTAAGGGAATTAACTTAAATGCCATTGTGAGTTTCAAATGACTAAAATTCTCTTAAATTTGTAATTGGAATTCTGTAGTGTCTGAGTATGGGCCGCCAGATTTGGTCATGGCTGCTGAACGAAGGTATGGGCCGTCGATTTATTATACTTTCCTAGCAAGGAAAATGCGACCATACCTATATATCTACGGCTAATGTTACACAgtctaaatttgtagacaaaattttaaaaattaaaatatatgaaagttgatgattggtttataagttaaacgttgataaacatgctcattcATATTGGtcacatatcatttaatttgtaaattttgacTCTAAATTTGGTCTCGCTAGTATTGTTCTAAATTTATATAACTGCTAAGCACAATTGCCCGCACAtaggagaaaattttcagtttGTCAAAAACATGACCTGGTATACCAAGTGTCACACTATAAGTAGTtaaatgctaaaaaaaaaaaaaaaaaattcaactactTTATTATGACATTATGTGTACCAAACCTATTCCCAACCCACTAAAAGAATCTCTCTACGACAAGAGTTTGTCCGCTAAAGTTGTAATTGAGTTTCTTAACGTGTGAAGGTCATGTTTgcctaaaaaaaattgatttgcaAGAAAAGGGTATTATTTTCAtccattaattatttcaacaattaatgattttttttaagactCTCTTCAATCCTGGGCTAAATGCCAAAATTTCCCCCCTATTTCCCctccaaacccaacccaacccaagtcAAATCTTTGAGCTAAAAATCAAATGCCAAATGAgggccaaattccccccaagaAATAGCCTAGAAACGAGTGGACTCTCCCTTTCCTAGCCCACTCTCGGTTTGGTCACTCGCGCCACTCGCTCCACGCGAGCATTAGCCTTCAGCGCCCGACAGGGTGGGACCCATTGTCAGGTCTGCTGTCGGAAGCAATTATGAGCCCAACAACTCTTTTGTTCATCGGACGGTTGGCATTATTggaccgttggttgatccaactgTCTAcagtcaaaattttttttttacaatgttattttaaaatacattgaatccaacggctgagatcgaatataattaaatctaacgttaaaaaaaagatctaattgcccaaatttaaatccaacggctaaaataattaaaaaaaattgaatgcttgctttgtggaaaaatttagtgatttttcaatatttatcagaatttaaatattattattaaaatattcataaaattaatttacaatagtctacataattattttttaaaaaaggttaatttaagaaaaaaaattagcctaagttcatttttcaataatcccgggctaaaattttaggctaaaagggttggagcagaaaagttgttgcTAGgctaaaaaaatttggtttttagccCAAAGGTTAGAGAGGTCTAAAGGTGGGTTTACAGTAATTTTGGATATGGCATGCTTAAAAGGGAAGGCTTGTTTATCTCATACCCCATTGATTCCCATTGATTATGGTTCATATTACTTCCCACATCAATTCATGACTCTAAAATATGATTAATAACCACTCACTTGGGCGACCATTGTTAGAAATATAAATGGTTGGGTACCAAAAGTTACAAGCAAAAAATAAGAACTTGGCTAGGGTACATgcatttatttaatatatcCATCATCTAATGGTCATATTTGATATTTTCTCATCTTTTTATTGCATATTTGACCGTCAGATGCCAAACgtataacataaatgcatgtaTAATAGCAGTCCCTCTTAATGGGATAAATGTCATTTAGTCTTTTATCGTTATTGTCTTCTTCTTTAGTAGATGCCACAAATTCTTCAAAGTTTTTTAGTAGTTGGTCCAATGAAGAAGGCCTAAGATTTATGGTGCCGTTTGATATGTGGAATGAGACGGAACATACTCGTCCCATGTTTGATACGCCAAGTTGTTCGGGATGCGCTGTCCCATGAAATgatttttagtcattttgttTGTTCCACCATCCCTCTTGGACCGAATTGCTCTAGccatggaacacaaaattataaattttttggacaacaataccccttctctttttcattaattccaCTGTCTACCCTCCCTCCTTCTCCCATAGCCTCTCTCTCTTCTACCCTCCCTCTCTCCTATagcttcctcctcctccaccataAACCCAGCAAACCCATCCGAACCTAACCCCACCTTCCTCTAACCGCCTCCCTGCTAGTCCCACGACGAGATTGTCGCTAGCGATGCCCAGGACTCGCATATCAAGCACCTCCGAGCCTTTTCTGACGACGATGAGGCTGTTGAAAAAGTCGTCCAAGCGCCACAAGCACCGCCACCACCACTGCTGCCATCGTCACCGTCACAGCAGCAAAAAGCGCGAAGAGGAGACCAAGGCAGTCATTGACGATGTCGAAGCTTCTCCACCGCCTCCTGTTCAGTCCCTTCGCACTCCACCTTCTTCTCCGTCGTCGCCACCATAGCCAGGCGGTTATTGTAAGCCCAGGGAGGACGACGACGACGCtgcagaaattgattaaaatgaATTTGAGGGAGTTGGGATTTTTGGTGGGCTAAGGGACAATGAGGGAGGAATTGGAAAATGGGTACTTTGAGTGAGTTGGGTTCGGAGGAGAGGAAAACGGGATGGAGATGGTGACTGAGTTGTCGACGACTAAGAAGATTTTGCGGCAAAAATGGCTGATCTgggtgaagaagaagatgacggCGTGGGTTGATCCGAATTGGGAAATTGGGTTTTCAtctgaaaagttgaaaataagggTTTGGAATGAGAatattcgattttttttttaaattttttttatgcacGTGGGTAAATTAGTTATTTCGAGCTCGTTTGGTTGTACTTTTGAAATAGTCAAATCGCTTCCTAATGAGTAAAAGCgctttagttttaaaaaatggTCATTTggcaaatattttaaaaaagctTTTAATTAGAAGTAGAATCACTAATAAGCATTTTCTAAGAAGCACCTACGAGTTGCTTCCTCCTAAAGTGCTAGAAAACAAGGGAAGCACTTTGCTCccattaatgaaattttttcaaTTCCCGAATTAtccctatttttttaatttgcaaagtCTAAAATGCCATTACACTtgaaaaaaacatcaaaattgCCATCACCAATTTTTTCTAGGTTTGCATGTTAAAAACCCAAAagtctttttattttcataatatTTTGGTGGCTGGAGAAGTCATCTTGGTCTCCATCTCTTCCTCTCCATCTTCCCCAAATCTCTCTGAATCTCCATAGCCTGAAATTCTTGTGGAGGTATGtttgttatttcttttcttaaaatttgTATCTAGTGTGTGAATTTGATTGTTGAtgttatttttatcaaaattgtTGTGAATTTTGAACTACACGAAAAtaattttagggtttagagATCGTTCATTGACATTCCAATGGtattttctgcattttttttttctacattcTTCAGAGTCACTCTAGGTACGGGCGGGTGATCTAATTTGTTGGTAGGTATCATTGTGAACACATATATTTACAACTTAGTTTGCTTCGAAAATTAATTTGTAAATACTACATGCATTTGAGCAAGTTAAATATTTCTAATCAGGTTACTAAAAGGCCTTCATGTTTGGAGGCTTGTATTGCTATCGAGATTTGATGCCGCATTAACAATTGTAGATACTACTAATAGCAAATTAACTTCCAATGACAACAGAAAGCAACAGTAATAATTTATTGTTAATGGTTACATATCCTGCATTATCTATACAAATACTAGATACATATGCAGTGGTGTTAGCAATGGTCTAAGCAGTGGCGCACTGCAGTGATGGAAGCAACGGTGTAGTGCATTATTATATATAACAAATACTAGTAGTTACAAATCTCGCAAATAATTGGCACcaactataaaaaaatatttattaagcATCAAATAGGACGCCACAATCACATTATTTTAAACAGCTTCACCATAATTGTTTCATGTGAAATGTTACTACATAtttcaaactaaaataaaatccaaTACTAATACAATTCATAATTCACAAAATGAGAAACATTTAGATATCAAAGAATGTATTTCACTTACATTAATGAAACATATATACATGATCAGAACGTTTATAAGTTATATATTCCTATGTCAAGGTCCTCATGATAATACAAACCATGTAGAATTGTCTTCAAACTTCAGCTTCCACCTCTCATCATAAACCTCCTCAAATATGTCCTTAAACCTGGGGCAGTCAAATAGCTCAACATTTGTAATAATTTCCTTATAGAACTAAATGATATAGAATTGATAGTTGAATGTTGAATAATTCTTCCAACAAAGGTAAATTTACCTGCCATCATACTTCACTATTTCTTCATAATAGTGTTTTTGGTGCTTAAGTATAGTGGTCACTTCTTGGAAAGAGCCAACGACGTTGACAAGTCAGCAAATGCTCGAATAGACTACAAAAAAACCAGGGTTTTGTTAGTAGAGTTTATCAGCACATTTGCCTAAACGAACAAAAAGGTATGTGATGCCCATTGTGGTAACATAAACCTCATCAGCATTATACACAGAAAGGGCTACACCATGCCCTTTGAAATTGTAAACATCAAGTGCAACAGGGGAGACTCCTTCTGGGACTTAGCATTACAAACAGATAGATGCGTAGCAAAAAACCATATTCAAGGCGAAATTACTTCACCAACACAATCATATGATCTAGAATGTGGAGATTTACTTACCAAAAACCATTTCAAGTTTTCACGGCCCTTTGACAACTGTATCGGGTTCGATACTGATTGCCAAAGGCATGCCTACGAATAcacatggctttcttccaacctgTAAATTGGACGTGTATTGAGCATTTCCCACATCATTTTACTTAAATGACTTCGAGCCATTACCAGGAACTATTCTAGGGATGTTTTTACATAGAATAGGTTCATGAAAAAATAGCACCTGTAAAATAAAGCATAACATTTCAATTAGAGATTGTTCAAACAGTTAGGTAATCTTTCAGATGCTAACTTAAGCTGTAACTTATTAACAAAAACGAGTAAATCACAACATTGACAACAAATGACATAAACCTAGAATTTACAAATTACTTACTTTCTTGGACTGCTTATTTACCTTTCTTTCTTCCTGCTTCGTATGATCCTTTATGGCCCCAAGAAAATAACCTACTCTCTTGCTTCTTCGCAAACCTTTC from Pyrus communis chromosome 4, drPyrComm1.1, whole genome shotgun sequence harbors:
- the LOC137732534 gene encoding uncharacterized protein — protein: MSFQQNHGRRILPPVPSRKRKESSSNGFKQPAPKAPKAPSTTTFPKAPSKSSAPKASSKTTSSAPSSNRLLAGYMAYEYLTKGTLFGQKLDPAGEEAVPLAGKPIESGQGAGTGAVQESYSEVASLMKTDGAHIPGIVNPTQLAKWIQM